One genomic segment of Oscillospiraceae bacterium includes these proteins:
- a CDS encoding FMN-binding protein, whose amino-acid sequence MNKPKRKSPHPAPKTETPDTKTPDVKAPEAETPTAETPAQKPAFWAALFGRVRRSEATPRRPLSQTHPVLYMVVMLTSLTAVLAFLLGFVNGITAPLIERLRQEALVASVSEVLPGAAGEPEIVEGSWVAPVQTVRRAYSAAHDFVGYAVEVAPGGFGGPITAVVGVQPDGTVTGVRIIDMKETPNIGTKAQEPTFLDQFTGKTPGFVLGTGTDDVHVISGATVSSTAVYNGAAAASAAALTLK is encoded by the coding sequence GTGAACAAGCCGAAACGGAAGTCCCCGCATCCGGCGCCCAAGACGGAGACGCCGGACACGAAGACGCCGGATGTCAAGGCGCCCGAAGCCGAGACGCCGACTGCCGAGACGCCGGCCCAAAAGCCCGCCTTCTGGGCCGCGTTGTTTGGCCGGGTTCGCCGGTCGGAGGCGACGCCGCGGCGGCCGCTGTCTCAGACGCACCCGGTTCTTTACATGGTGGTCATGCTGACGTCGCTGACCGCTGTGCTCGCGTTCCTGCTCGGTTTTGTCAACGGGATCACGGCGCCTCTCATTGAACGGCTTCGGCAGGAGGCGCTGGTGGCGTCCGTGTCGGAGGTGCTGCCGGGGGCGGCGGGGGAACCGGAGATTGTGGAGGGGAGCTGGGTGGCTCCGGTGCAGACCGTGCGCCGCGCCTACAGCGCCGCGCATGACTTTGTCGGCTACGCGGTCGAGGTCGCGCCCGGCGGCTTTGGCGGACCCATCACCGCGGTGGTGGGCGTGCAGCCGGACGGGACGGTCACGGGCGTGCGGATCATCGACATGAAGGAGACGCCGAACATCGGCACCAAGGCCCAGGAACCCACGTTTTTAGATCAGTTCACCGGCAAGACCCCCGGGTTTGTCCTGGGCACGGGAACGGACGACGTCCATGTCATCTCGGGTGCGACCGTCTCCTCCACCGCCGTGTACAACGGGGCGGCGGCGGCTTCCGCCGCCGCCCTGACCCTCAAATGA
- a CDS encoding RnfABCDGE type electron transport complex subunit D: MADTRFVVSSSPHIRAEEDTRSIMLDVCIALAFPLVIAVYFFGLRALTVTAVSVAACVFFEWAYRKLLKKPSSVRDLSAVVTGLLLAFNLPVSVPYWLPVVGALVAVVVVKQLYGGIGKNFLNPALAARVFLFSFPVWMTSFPKPQPGQWNALPLWGPVDVVSAATPLSFLKHGALPADAYNLQDLLLGQAPGSLGEVSALMLLLGGVYLVVRRVITPRIPVAYLGTVAALTFLFPKGDAAPLEWMLYEVLSGGLVLGAVFMATDYTTSPVTKRGQWIFGIGCGLLTVFIRYFGAYPEGVSYAILVMNACVWLLDKISLPRRFGVPRLTRFIRKGGGKA, translated from the coding sequence ATGGCCGACACCCGTTTTGTCGTGTCCTCCTCGCCGCACATCCGGGCCGAGGAGGATACCCGTTCGATCATGCTGGATGTCTGCATTGCCCTCGCCTTTCCGTTGGTGATCGCCGTCTACTTTTTCGGTCTGCGCGCGCTGACGGTCACCGCCGTGAGCGTGGCGGCCTGTGTGTTCTTTGAATGGGCTTACCGCAAACTGCTGAAAAAACCCTCGTCGGTGCGGGATCTCTCGGCTGTGGTCACGGGCCTGCTGCTGGCGTTCAACCTGCCGGTGTCGGTCCCGTACTGGCTGCCGGTCGTGGGGGCTCTTGTCGCCGTCGTCGTCGTCAAGCAGCTTTACGGTGGAATTGGTAAAAATTTCCTAAACCCGGCACTGGCGGCCCGCGTGTTTCTCTTTTCGTTCCCCGTGTGGATGACGAGCTTCCCCAAGCCGCAGCCGGGCCAGTGGAACGCGCTGCCGCTGTGGGGGCCGGTGGACGTCGTCTCGGCCGCCACGCCGCTGTCCTTTTTAAAGCACGGCGCGCTGCCCGCCGACGCGTACAACCTGCAAGATCTGCTGCTGGGGCAGGCGCCCGGCAGTTTGGGAGAGGTGTCGGCGCTGATGCTGCTGCTGGGCGGGGTCTACCTCGTTGTACGCCGCGTCATCACGCCGCGCATCCCGGTCGCGTACCTCGGCACGGTGGCGGCGCTCACCTTCCTGTTCCCGAAGGGGGACGCGGCGCCGCTTGAGTGGATGCTCTACGAGGTGCTCTCCGGTGGGCTCGTTCTCGGGGCCGTCTTCATGGCCACCGACTACACCACATCGCCCGTGACAAAGCGCGGCCAATGGATTTTCGGCATTGGCTGCGGCCTGCTCACGGTTTTCATCCGCTACTTCGGAGCCTACCCGGAGGGTGTGTCCTACGCGATTCTCGTGATGAACGCCTGCGTGTGGCTGCTCGACAAGATCTCGCTGCCTCGCCGATTCGGGGTCCCGCGGCTGACGCGTTTCATCCGGAAAGGAGGCGGCAAGGCGTGA
- the rsxC gene encoding electron transport complex subunit RsxC yields the protein MIFPFQGGVHPEGHKDATRQKPIEPLPPPARVVLPVSMHIGAPCEPVVKVGQHVLLGEKIAVSASPVSAPIHASVSGTVAAVEVCPHPNGGRMLSVVLENDGADAPHPDIRPFGSAETLTAEELIAVVREAGLVGLGGAAFPTHTKIASGLGKVDTLIVNGAECEPYITSDHRVMLETPEEILGGVRALMKIYGLESAVIAVETNKPDAVETLRRTLPRRGDGVRVAPLATRYPQGAEKQLIRAVTGREVPPGALPAAVGAAVFNVDTVASIHRAVTTGMPLLRRVVTVSGSAVSNPKNLSVRIGTPLRAVFEATGGFREQPFKIIMGGPMMGVAQHNLDAPVVKGTNALLAFSRGEGKPEKEPVCIRCGRCVSACPMRLLPVYLYHYEQKNMLAECERMRVSDCIECGSCSYICPGRLHLVHSFRTAKQKLREARKRGGN from the coding sequence ATGATCTTCCCGTTCCAGGGCGGCGTCCATCCGGAGGGGCACAAAGACGCCACCCGGCAAAAACCGATCGAGCCATTGCCGCCCCCGGCCCGGGTCGTGCTGCCCGTCTCCATGCACATCGGCGCGCCCTGTGAGCCGGTGGTCAAGGTGGGGCAGCATGTGCTGCTGGGGGAGAAAATCGCCGTGAGCGCGTCTCCGGTGTCCGCGCCCATCCACGCCAGCGTCTCGGGTACGGTGGCGGCCGTGGAGGTTTGCCCCCACCCGAACGGGGGCCGCATGCTCTCCGTCGTGCTGGAAAACGACGGCGCCGACGCCCCCCACCCCGACATCCGCCCGTTCGGTTCGGCGGAAACGCTGACGGCGGAGGAACTGATCGCCGTCGTCCGCGAAGCCGGGCTCGTGGGCCTGGGCGGCGCGGCCTTCCCCACTCACACGAAGATCGCTTCCGGGCTCGGGAAGGTGGACACGCTGATCGTAAACGGCGCCGAGTGCGAGCCCTACATCACCTCCGACCACCGCGTCATGCTGGAGACACCGGAAGAGATCCTCGGAGGGGTGCGGGCGCTGATGAAAATCTATGGGTTGGAGAGCGCCGTGATCGCCGTCGAGACCAACAAACCGGACGCTGTGGAGACACTGCGCCGCACCCTGCCGAGGCGGGGCGACGGCGTGCGGGTGGCGCCGCTCGCCACCCGCTACCCTCAGGGGGCGGAAAAACAGCTTATCCGCGCCGTCACGGGCCGGGAAGTGCCGCCGGGGGCGCTGCCGGCGGCGGTGGGCGCCGCCGTCTTCAATGTGGACACCGTCGCCTCCATCCACCGCGCCGTCACCACCGGGATGCCGCTGCTGCGGCGCGTCGTCACGGTGTCCGGGTCCGCCGTCTCCAACCCCAAAAATTTGAGCGTGCGGATTGGTACCCCGCTCAGGGCCGTGTTTGAGGCGACAGGCGGCTTTCGGGAGCAACCCTTCAAGATCATCATGGGCGGACCCATGATGGGCGTGGCCCAGCACAATCTGGACGCCCCGGTCGTCAAGGGCACGAACGCGCTGCTCGCGTTTTCGCGCGGGGAGGGCAAACCCGAGAAAGAGCCGGTCTGCATCCGTTGCGGCCGTTGCGTGTCGGCGTGCCCGATGCGGCTGCTGCCGGTGTATCTCTACCACTACGAACAGAAAAACATGCTGGCGGAGTGCGAGCGGATGCGGGTGAGCGACTGCATCGAGTGCGGCAGCTGTTCTTACATCTGCCCCGGGCGGCTGCACCTGGTCCACTCCTTTCGCACGGCCAAGCAGAAACTCCGGGAAGCGCGAAAGAGGGGAGGGAACTGA